The Mucilaginibacter terrae region GCCGGGTCACCTTGGACAGGCTTTTATTATCCTGTCTTTTGGTTCGGCATTGCTATCTGCCATTGGTTATTTTTTAGCCGCTAAACAAACCGATCAGACTGATAAGTCGTGGTTTAATATTGCCCGCTGGAGTTTTTATGTAAATACGTTTTCGGTAGTGGCCATTGGTTGCTGCCTTTTCTACATTATCTACAATCACCTGTTTGAGTACCATTATGCATGGGCGCATTCTTCACGCACGCTTCCTGTTTACTATATTATTTCCAGCTACTGGGAAGGGCAGGAAGGCAGTTTTTGGTTATGGACTTTTTGGCAGGCCATTTTAGGTAATATACTCATCTGGAGAGCCAAATCGTGGGAAAGCCCGGTGATGGCCGTGGTAAGTTTGTCGCAGGTGCTGCTAAGCTCGATGCTGATAGGGGTTCAACTTTTTGGCGAACGCGTAGGCAGCTCACCGTTTATTATGCTGCGCGATGCTATTGAAGCACCTATATTTAGTCGCCCAGATTATTTGCAATACATAAAAGACGGTAACGGGCTTAATCCGCTGCTGCAAAACTATTGGATGGTTATTCACCCGCCAACCCTGTTTTTGGGTTTTGCGTCAATGATAGTTCCGTTTGCCTACGCGGTGGCCGGTTTATGGCAGCGCAGGTATAAAGAGTGGGTGGCTGTGGCTATCCCTTACGCCCTGTTTGCCGTAATGATATTAGGCACCGGTATTATCATGGGTTCGTTCTGGGCATATGAGTCGCTTAACTTTGGCGGCTTCTGGAACTGGGACCCGGTAGAGAACGCATCACTTATACCATGGTTGGTGTTAATTGCTGCTGTGCACGTGTTGGTTGTTTATAAAAATACAGGTCACTCGTACTTTACAGCTACACTGTTAACCCTGCTTAGTTTTGTGCTGGTGCTGTACGCTTCGTTCTTAACCCGCAGCGGCATTTTGGGCGAAACATCAGTACATGCCTTTACCGATTTAGGTATGTTCTGGCATTTGGTTATCGATGTATTAATATTTTTCGGCATTATGGTTGGCCTGCTTATATGGCGTTGGAAAGACCTCCCGTTCTCTAAAAAAGAAGAAGAAACTTACTCACGTGAGTTTTGGGTGTTCGTTGGTTCATCGTTTTTGGCCTTGTCGTGTTTGCAACTGGTTATTGTAACCTCGTTTCCTGTTTGGAATGCCATATTTGGTACCAATATAGCGCCTCCAACAAATCCCATAACACTTTATAATATTTTTCAGGCTGGCTTTGCCGTGGTAGTTACTTTATTTTTAGGTTTTACCCAATTCCTGAAATATAAAAAGACCGAGCCTGCTAAATTCTTCATCAGTACGCTGGTGTATTTAGTGATGGCTGCCCTTATCAGCGGTTTAATAATTTATATTACCGGTTTGTATAAGCTTAAAGTGGTATTTATGCTGGCCATGTTTGGCGCCGTTTATGGTGTACTTGCCAATGGTAAAATACTGGCCGATTCGCTTAAAGGCAAGTTTAAACTGGCCGGTTCGGCAGTGGCGCATATTGGTTTTGCCTTATTGCTGGTAGGTGCATTAATTGCCGCAGGTACAAGTAGGGTAGTATCAAAAAATGAATCTGGTGTTATACAGGTTAAGGATTTTGACAAGGCAGGCGATGCCCGCGAAAACATCATGCTGTACAAAAATCAACCTGTTGATATGGGCGGTTACAAAGTAACCTACGTTGGCGATTCATTAGTGGCTCCAAACCATTACTTTTTGGTTGATTATAAAAAGATGGATGCCAGCGGCAAGGTTACCGAGCACTTTGTGTTAAAACCAAATTCACAGGCCAATGCCAAATTAGGATTGGTTTCATCGCCCGATACCAAGCATTACCTCTTCCGCGATTTATATACCCACATTACCGCCGCGCCTATTAAACAGGAGCAGGATTTAGCTGCCGGTGCTACCGAAGTTTCGGAGCACGACCAGGCCAGCGAAGATAAAAAGTATAACGCCCCGGTACTGCATGCAGTTGGCTTAGGCGATACTATCCACTTCCGCGAGGGATATATGATCTTGCGTAATTTGAATAAGAACCCCAAATTACAAAACATTCCATTGGGTAAGAACGACGTAGCCGTAGGTGCCACGCTTGATGTATACTCGCACGACAAGACTTACCAAACCGAACCGGTGTTTATGATTAAGGGTGGCAACACCTTTGATTTTGCCCGCAAGGTTGACGATGCCGGTTTAAAAATCAGGTTTACTAAAATTGTACCTGCTGAAAATAAGTTCGAAATTATGGTTTACGAGCAGCCGGAAAGTCAGAAGTCGTACATCGTAATGCGTGCCATTGAGTTCCCATACATTAACTTCTTTTGGTCGGGTACCATTATTATGGTTATCGGCTTCCTGATGTCGATATTCCGCAGAAACAAAGAGCTTAAAGTAAGCTAATGGATAAGCAGCTTCATTTGAATAATATTGCCGATAGTGGATATACCATTATCGGCAATGTTTTTAATAGGGCAGAGGTAGCGGCCATAATAGCTGAAATTGAAAAGGCCGACACTACCAATCCCACCTTTCGCAAGACTGATGATTTGTTTGCCATCAGGCAGTTTTTAAAAGAACTGCCGTCGGTAATGCCGCTTATTTTCACAACTAAGTTTAAGCAACTTGTTAAAGAGCTTTTTGGCGATGATTACTTCGTGGTCAAATCCATTTACTTTGATAAGCCCGAAAAATCGAACTGGTTTGTGGCATATCACCAGGATTTAACCATTTCGGTAGACAAGCGTACCGATACACCCGGCTTTGGCCCATGGACGGTGAAACATAATCAGTTTGCCGTACAACCGCCGCTAAGCATCCTCGGACAAAACTTTACGATCCGTATTCACCTCGATGATACCGACGAAACTAACGGCGCTCTTAAGGTCATACCCGGTTCGCACGCCAAAGGCATCTATCGCCCCGAAACAATTAATTGGGATGAAGAGAGGGAAACCGTTTGTAAAGTTGCAGCAGGTGGTGTTATGGTTATGCGGTCGCTGTTATTACATGCTTCAAACCGTAGTACGGGTAGCAGCAAGAGGCGAGTGGTACATATTGAGTTTAGTAAAGAGCATTTGCCGGATGGTTTGGATTGGGCGGAGAAAGAATAGTTACTCGTATATAGTTCCGGTTTTGATTCCTAATCCTATAAAAAAGCGTTTTAACATTTGATACTTTTGATTGCAAACAGTGCCAATGGTTATCCGGTTTGATAGGGATTCTGTATTCAAACATTCGAAGCAAATTTCTAAGTAGTCAAACACTTTACCTTTATTGCCTATAAAAATCAATGCGTTTCTCGGCATAAAGCAACTCATATGGTCTTCAGTATGAATAGGGGCATTACCATAAGTAATATTGTAAATGATGTTAGTTAGCTTATTAATTTGATACTTGTTTAGTAGTTTAATTTCAACTAAAGTAGCACAATCTAATACGCCTTCTTTGACGTGCAGACCATAGGTTGAAAAGGATTTTATAGATTTTTCTAAATGGGTTACAGATGAGTTACTGTGATAAGAAACCGCCAGTATTTTCGATGCTTTATTGAATGGATATTTACTTAAGCGGTCTTTTACTGAATAGTTGTTAACCTGAATGCAGTCATCATCTGATTTTTTCCAATTGTCTAAATCTGTGAATGCATCATATTTAGATTTATTTTTATTATTTGTACTTTGTGTTTGCGCCGAAGCTGAGTATAGGAAAACAAGTAGGCAGATTATTGAAATTGGAAAATATTTAGACATTTTATTGGCTCGTTTAAGGTTATATTTCTGCAACAAAAGGTTATTATAACTATCAAAATTTTATTAGTCGGTTCAATTGCCTGGAGTGTTGCAGTGGTCAGAGGGTATGACATGTTCAAATTTAGTTAATAATCTTTGAGGCTATGTTTTCTCTATCATCGCCTTCAGCATAATTTACCCCTAATCCTTTTAAAAACTTCTTCAGTATGTCAAATTTCTGAATGCAATTATTTCCAATATATAATTTCTCTGATTTTGAACGGGTTTGTTCGCATTGAAAGCATATTTCCAGGTAGTCGAATACTTTGCCTTTTCTATCAAAATATATTAATGCATTTCGATAGTAAGGAGCACACATCGAACCTGGAGAAACGCCCGGTTTCGAGTTTGAAATGTTATAAATAATATTACTGAGTTGATTAATTTGAGCTTTATTTAGTGTTTTTATTTCTATTAAAGTAGTGCTATCCAACAACCCATTTTTCCTAAAATGTAAACCAGATAACAGTTGCTTTTTAAATAATTCTGAAGTATCTTTTACCATATTCGGAGATCTTGAAAATGCCATCTCGGCCATGTAAGAAACTGCAACTATTTTGGCAGCTTAATTAAAAGGATACTCTTTAAAACGCTGTTTTAAAGAGTATTTTTTGGTTTCAATGCAATCAGAAGGCACATACTCGTGTAACTTGTATGCTTTTTTCGAGATTGGCAATTTCGTACTGTTGACAGGCTTTTTTTGAGAATATGCTGAGAAGAAAAACGTAGTGTTTAAGCACAATGCTAAATAAATGAAATACTTGTGCATGCGGTTAAAGTTTGCTAAAACTAATAATTTACTTTTAACTTTCGCCTCAATAAATCAGTACGTAAATATGCGCATCACCCTCATAGGCTCGGGCAATGTGGCTACCCATTTGGGGGCTGCTCTCAAAAATGCAGGCCATTATATAGTACAGGTTTACAGCCGTAACCCGCAAAATGCTGCCCTGTTGGCCTATCACCTAAAAGCCGAAGCCATTAGCGATATAAGCGAGGTTAATCCCGATACCGACCTGTTCATCATCAGCACGGCCGACGATGCCATTGACGGCATTGCAGCTCAGCTGGCTTATCATCAAATTCCCATAGTACATACATCTGGCGCTACGCCTATACAAGTGTTATTAAAACATACCGAGCATGCAGGTGTGTTCTATCCGTTGCAAACTTTTAGCAAAACTAAGGAGGTTGACTTTCATACGGTACCTTTATGTGTTGAGGGAGCTTATGAACACCTGACCGCCATGCTGAAAGAGCTTGCCCAGACGATCAGCAATAATGTGGATGTGGTGAGTTCCGATAAGCGTAAGATATTACACCTCTCTGCCGTGTTTGCATGCAATTTTCCTAATTATCTGTATTATACCGCGCAGCAGCTTTTGGCGGCACATCATTTAGATTTTAATCTGCTCCGGCCGCTTATAATCGAAACGGCCGAAAAGGTACAGGTTCAGTTTCCGGCTAATGTGCAAACTGGTCCGGCTATACGTAACGATAAAAAAACTATGGAAGCGCATATCGGTTTATTAAACAACGAGCCTGTGCTGAAAGAAATTTACGAGCTGTTAAGTCAGTGTATCATCAAAATGGGTGAGGGGCAACACAGGGTTGAGTAATTTTATTACTTTTGCCGAAATGGACATTTTTAAAGTTAAGATAAGCTTTGAGGAACCGGATCACGCACCGGTTGAATTACCGATAGCCGCAGGGGAATCGGTACTGGATGTATGCCTCGAAAATGGTATTGAGCTTCAGCATAATTGCGGCGGCGTTTGCGGCTGCAGTACCTGCCATGTATACGTAACCAAGGGTATGGATAACATACAAGAGATATCAGATAAAGAGGAAGACTTTATTGACCGTGCGGTTAACCCCCGCATCACCTCGCGCCTGGGCTGCCAATGCGTGATTATTGATGGCGATATTGAGGTGCGTATACCCGATCAGTCGGCATTTATGGGGCATTAAATTGGTTGTCTGTTGTGGGTTTTCAGTTGTCAGTTTTTTGACCGAAAAAATTACAATAGACATGCTCCCTGACAACGGATAACTGACAACTCACAACTAACTATTGAAAACAGAGAACAACAAAACAATGAACCACGATAAGTTTGCGCTTCCAATTCACTGGAACGACTACGAAGATATTGCCATGGGCCTTTACGAAAAGTTTGGCGATGATTTCACTGAATCGAAAATATACCGCATACGCTTTACCGATCTTATTGACTGGGTATTGAGTATCCCTAACTTTGCAGGTACCCGCGAAGAATCGAACGAAGGACATCTGGAGCAGATACAATCGGCCTGGGTGTATGAGTGGCGTGATAATCAATAATAATTTATAGGATTTATTAAATAATTTCCTTAAAATTGTTTGATTTGATATAAACTTTACAAAACATTGCTTACAAAATTTAAAGACATTACCACGTTCATTTTTGATGTGGATGGTGTATTAACCGATGGTTCGGTGTATGTGAACGAAATTGGGGAGCAAACCCGTTCCTTTAATATTAAGGACGGTTATGCCTTGCAATTAGCTGTAAAATGCGGCTATAATGTTTGTGCAATATCGGGCAGCCGTTCAAAAATCGCTATTCACCGCCTTAGCAGTTTAGGCATTAAGGATATATACTTAGGTTGCAGCGTTAAAACTGAAACCTTTAAGGCGTACATTCACGAACGAGGCATAAGCCCCATGAATGTAATGTACATGGGCGACGATATACCCGACCTTGAAGTAATGAAAATGGTAGGCATGCCCGTTTGTCCCGCCGATGCTGCCGAAGAAATTAAAGAGCTTTGCGAGTATATTTCACCTTACGGTGGTGGCCGAGGCTGCGCCAGAGACGTAATAGAAAAGGCCCTCAAAATACAAGGCAAATGGATGGGCGCCGAAGCATATAGCTGGTAACTTTTAGTTCATGGATGATGGTTCATAGTTCATGGATAATTGCAGCAATTTTGCTATGAACCATCATCTATGAACCATGAACTCCCAATGAATTTACCTAAAATCATCCTCGCTTCCAAATCTCCACGCCGGCAGGAACTGCTGCGTCAAATGGACGTTGACTTTGAAATTGTACTGAAGGAAGTTGACGAATCGTACCCTGATGATCTTACCCCCGAAGAAATAGCCGTTTACATTGCCGAAAAGAAAGCCAGGGCTTATGATGGTACTATTGGCAACGAAGTGGTGCTTACCGCAGATACCATTGTGGCCATTGACGGGCTGATACTGGGCAAGCCCGAAAACGAAGCTCATGCCATCGAAATGTTACAACGCCTGTCCGGTCGGGTACATAAGGTGGTTACTGGTGTGTGCATCTTGTACAAAGGCAAGTATAATCTGTTTCATGATGTATCTGAAGTTTTCTTTCGTAAACTGACTGATGAAGAAATTACTACTTACGTTCAAAAGTATAAACCCATGGATAAGGCCGGCTCTTACGGTATACAGGAGTGGGTGGGTATTACCGCCATTGAGCGTATAGAAGGATCGTACACCAACGTGGTAGGTTTGCCTACCGAGAAGGTTTACCAGCAGTTAAAGAGGCTGGCAAGCTTATAATTTTCAACTTATTTATATCTAATGTCATCTCGAACCGCATTTAGAGATTTTTTCGGATTTATAGGCTAATCCGATTCGAGAAGATTTCTCGTTCCTCTAATGATATAATTTGAGAGTTACATTCCCTCAAACAACTCCGCCAAAACTCCTTCTTTTAACGAGTAAGCCGTCATGGTCACATCATTGATCTGCAAACGGTTCATCAGGTAGCGGGTAAGGAGCGAGGCCACCACGATCATATCAACCCTTACCGGGATTATTCCTTTGGTTGCCGCGCGGTCTGTGTGTGTCGATTCTACCATTTTATTTAAAACATGCAGTAAATCGCCATTGTCAAAATGGTAGGTAACGGTTTTTTTAAGGTCGAAAGTATGGCCTTTGTCCAACTCCACCAGTTCGGCAAACGTTTCAAAAGCTCCCGATGAACCTATAATATTTTTAACGTTTTGGCCTGTAAGTGCCTCAAACAACGGTACCAGCTTTTCATCCAGATATTCATTCAGTGCTTCGATCTCACCATAAGCAATAGGATCGGCCTTATGAAACCTGGCCATAAGGCGTGCTGCTCCAATTTCAAAACTTTGTTTGTAGTAGATATTTTGAGCATCGCACAAAATAAACTCAACGCTGCCGCCGCCAATATCAACAATCAGACTTTTATGCTCTTTAAGGCACCCCGATGCTTTAACACCCCGGTAAATATAGCCAGCTTCCAAATCGCCGCTAATAGTTTCTATGCTGATGCCGGTACGCTGTTTTACCTCATCCATAAACTGTTGTCCGTTTGATGCACTGCGCATAGCTGATGTAGCAATAGCTTTAACCGATTGAACACCGTATTGCTCGATAAATTTGCCAAAATTACATAGTGTGCTTATGCCCCGTTCGTAAGCCTCGGTTTTAATGGTGCCCTCGTTAATGCCGCCTTCGCCAAGTTTAACGCCAACATACTCATGGCGTATCTCCTTGAAAAAAATACCGGTGTTAGGTTCTGCTATCAGTAAGTGGAAAGTGTTGGTGCCAAGGTCCATTACGGCTACGCGGTTAGTCATGCTTCTAAAATAAAAAATCCCTGCAAATGTTTTAAACTTGCAGGGATCGCTTATGATTTTGTGGATGATTATTCTTTATAAAAGAACCATTTTACCAGTTCTTTATAGCTTGCTTTTTTGCCATACATTAAAATACCAACCCGGTATATACGCGCGGCAACCCAGGTTGTAAATATAAAGCCAACTATCATTAACCCCATTGATAATGCAACCTGCCACCATTCAGGGTCGAACGGTAAGCGTACCATCATGGCCACCGGTGCGGTAAACGGTATCATTGATAACCATACGGCCAAAGAGCTATCGGGGTTTTGAGCTAAGAAACTCACCGAAATGAGATAAGTGAATAACAAAGGCATGGTGATAGGAAACATAAACTGTTGTGTTTCCGACTCGCTGTCGACCGCCGAGCCTACGGCTGCAAATAAGGCGCTATAAAGCAAAAATCCGGTAAGGAAGTAAAACAGGAAGCAACCAATAATGTAACCAAACGGGACACCTTTTAAAGCTGCAAACAAACCAAGCATAGGGCTTTGTGGCGCATTAAAATACTTGTTGGCCAAATAACTTACCACAACCGATAGTATGATCCATGCCAAAAACTGGGTTAAGCTTACCAAAGCAACGCCAATTATTTTACCTAACATTAGCTGAAATGGCTTTACCGATGATACGATAACTTCGATAATGCGATTGGTTTTTTCTTCAATTACGCCACGCATTACCTGTGCTCCGTATATAAACAACGACAGGTAAATGATAATGGCTCCGGCCACACCCACTGCATATAAAGCTCCAACGTTCGATTCTTTGTCACCGGTTTCGGTAACCTCTTTGGCACTGATGCTAATATTGCTTTTAATGTCTTTAAGAGCAGCGGTATCAATACCACGGGCAACCATATTATTGTTGGTGGCAATGTCGTTCAGCTGCCTTTCAATAGCCATTGATGTGGTGATGTTGGGTTTCTTTTCCGACAGTAACTGTACCGATTTAACACCCACATAATTTTTAGGTATATAAAGCAAAATGTAGTCCTTATGCTTTTTTAACTCCTTACGGGCTTCGGCAAGTGGTTTATTACTGTTTTCGAATTTTACATTGCTTTTATTTTGCAACTTGCCACTAAACTGACCGCTTTCGTCAATAACCTTAACGGTACGGGTGGCGTTAAGTTCGCTGCTGTTTTTGTAGATGAGGTACATTACCGCATACATAGCCAGCAATAGGGCCGGTACCAGGAAAACCGTTACCACAAAGGCTTTTTTGCGTACGCGAGAGATATATTCGCGTTGTATAATGAGTAAAACTTTGTTCATGTGATGGCTTATTTGGTTTGCTGAATAAATATTTCGTTAACACTTGGTATAACTTCCTGCAGGCGGTTTACGCTCACCTGGGGTATGAGGTATTGCAGTACATCGTTAGATGTTGCACCCTTGTTAAGCTTAAGGCGCAGGGTATAGGCATCATCGGCATAAACCTCATCAAGCATTGTAAAAGGCTGCGAACCATTTAATTCTGCATGGTTGCCGCTGTACTCAACCAGGTAAGTAGCATTACGATACGAGTTACGAATGTCTTTTATACGGCCATCAAGCACCTTGTGCGATTTATGAATAAGTGCAATAGATGTACAAAGCTCCTCAACTGATTCCATGCGATGTGTGGAGAAGAGGATGGTAGCTCCTTTTTGATTCAACTCCAGTATCTCGTTCTTAATAATTTCGGCATTTCCGGGGTCAAAACCGCTGAAAGGTTCATCAAGGATGATCAGATCGGGTTCGTGCAGTACCGTAGCCACAAACTGGGCTTTTTGCTGCATACCTTTTGATAGTTCTTCTACCTTTTTATTCCACCAGTCCTGT contains the following coding sequences:
- a CDS encoding ABC transporter permease; this encodes MNKVLLIIQREYISRVRKKAFVVTVFLVPALLLAMYAVMYLIYKNSSELNATRTVKVIDESGQFSGKLQNKSNVKFENSNKPLAEARKELKKHKDYILLYIPKNYVGVKSVQLLSEKKPNITTSMAIERQLNDIATNNNMVARGIDTAALKDIKSNISISAKEVTETGDKESNVGALYAVGVAGAIIIYLSLFIYGAQVMRGVIEEKTNRIIEVIVSSVKPFQLMLGKIIGVALVSLTQFLAWIILSVVVSYLANKYFNAPQSPMLGLFAALKGVPFGYIIGCFLFYFLTGFLLYSALFAAVGSAVDSESETQQFMFPITMPLLFTYLISVSFLAQNPDSSLAVWLSMIPFTAPVAMMVRLPFDPEWWQVALSMGLMIVGFIFTTWVAARIYRVGILMYGKKASYKELVKWFFYKE
- a CDS encoding Ppx/GppA phosphatase family protein, whose amino-acid sequence is MTNRVAVMDLGTNTFHLLIAEPNTGIFFKEIRHEYVGVKLGEGGINEGTIKTEAYERGISTLCNFGKFIEQYGVQSVKAIATSAMRSASNGQQFMDEVKQRTGISIETISGDLEAGYIYRGVKASGCLKEHKSLIVDIGGGSVEFILCDAQNIYYKQSFEIGAARLMARFHKADPIAYGEIEALNEYLDEKLVPLFEALTGQNVKNIIGSSGAFETFAELVELDKGHTFDLKKTVTYHFDNGDLLHVLNKMVESTHTDRAATKGIIPVRVDMIVVASLLTRYLMNRLQINDVTMTAYSLKEGVLAELFEGM
- a CDS encoding KdsC family phosphatase — its product is MLTKFKDITTFIFDVDGVLTDGSVYVNEIGEQTRSFNIKDGYALQLAVKCGYNVCAISGSRSKIAIHRLSSLGIKDIYLGCSVKTETFKAYIHERGISPMNVMYMGDDIPDLEVMKMVGMPVCPADAAEEIKELCEYISPYGGGRGCARDVIEKALKIQGKWMGAEAYSW
- a CDS encoding Maf family nucleotide pyrophosphatase, with amino-acid sequence MNHELPMNLPKIILASKSPRRQELLRQMDVDFEIVLKEVDESYPDDLTPEEIAVYIAEKKARAYDGTIGNEVVLTADTIVAIDGLILGKPENEAHAIEMLQRLSGRVHKVVTGVCILYKGKYNLFHDVSEVFFRKLTDEEITTYVQKYKPMDKAGSYGIQEWVGITAIERIEGSYTNVVGLPTEKVYQQLKRLASL
- the iscX gene encoding Fe-S cluster assembly protein IscX translates to MNHDKFALPIHWNDYEDIAMGLYEKFGDDFTESKIYRIRFTDLIDWVLSIPNFAGTREESNEGHLEQIQSAWVYEWRDNQ
- a CDS encoding phytanoyl-CoA dioxygenase family protein, whose protein sequence is MDKQLHLNNIADSGYTIIGNVFNRAEVAAIIAEIEKADTTNPTFRKTDDLFAIRQFLKELPSVMPLIFTTKFKQLVKELFGDDYFVVKSIYFDKPEKSNWFVAYHQDLTISVDKRTDTPGFGPWTVKHNQFAVQPPLSILGQNFTIRIHLDDTDETNGALKVIPGSHAKGIYRPETINWDEERETVCKVAAGGVMVMRSLLLHASNRSTGSSKRRVVHIEFSKEHLPDGLDWAEKE
- a CDS encoding 2Fe-2S iron-sulfur cluster-binding protein, which translates into the protein MDIFKVKISFEEPDHAPVELPIAAGESVLDVCLENGIELQHNCGGVCGCSTCHVYVTKGMDNIQEISDKEEDFIDRAVNPRITSRLGCQCVIIDGDIEVRIPDQSAFMGH
- a CDS encoding Rossmann-like and DUF2520 domain-containing protein; this translates as MRITLIGSGNVATHLGAALKNAGHYIVQVYSRNPQNAALLAYHLKAEAISDISEVNPDTDLFIISTADDAIDGIAAQLAYHQIPIVHTSGATPIQVLLKHTEHAGVFYPLQTFSKTKEVDFHTVPLCVEGAYEHLTAMLKELAQTISNNVDVVSSDKRKILHLSAVFACNFPNYLYYTAQQLLAAHHLDFNLLRPLIIETAEKVQVQFPANVQTGPAIRNDKKTMEAHIGLLNNEPVLKEIYELLSQCIIKMGEGQHRVE
- a CDS encoding ABC transporter ATP-binding protein, with translation MLSIRNIVKQYAGHRALDDVSLEVPTGQIFGLLGPNGAGKTSLIRIINQITAPDSGEIYFNGEKLNQSHIERIGYMPEERGLYKKMAIGEQIVYLARLKGLSHAEATRRIKNWFEKLEIQDWWNKKVEELSKGMQQKAQFVATVLHEPDLIILDEPFSGFDPGNAEIIKNEILELNQKGATILFSTHRMESVEELCTSIALIHKSHKVLDGRIKDIRNSYRNATYLVEYSGNHAELNGSQPFTMLDEVYADDAYTLRLKLNKGATSNDVLQYLIPQVSVNRLQEVIPSVNEIFIQQTK
- the ccsA gene encoding cytochrome c biogenesis protein CcsA encodes the protein MNTVFTGENLTPGHLGQAFIILSFGSALLSAIGYFLAAKQTDQTDKSWFNIARWSFYVNTFSVVAIGCCLFYIIYNHLFEYHYAWAHSSRTLPVYYIISSYWEGQEGSFWLWTFWQAILGNILIWRAKSWESPVMAVVSLSQVLLSSMLIGVQLFGERVGSSPFIMLRDAIEAPIFSRPDYLQYIKDGNGLNPLLQNYWMVIHPPTLFLGFASMIVPFAYAVAGLWQRRYKEWVAVAIPYALFAVMILGTGIIMGSFWAYESLNFGGFWNWDPVENASLIPWLVLIAAVHVLVVYKNTGHSYFTATLLTLLSFVLVLYASFLTRSGILGETSVHAFTDLGMFWHLVIDVLIFFGIMVGLLIWRWKDLPFSKKEEETYSREFWVFVGSSFLALSCLQLVIVTSFPVWNAIFGTNIAPPTNPITLYNIFQAGFAVVVTLFLGFTQFLKYKKTEPAKFFISTLVYLVMAALISGLIIYITGLYKLKVVFMLAMFGAVYGVLANGKILADSLKGKFKLAGSAVAHIGFALLLVGALIAAGTSRVVSKNESGVIQVKDFDKAGDARENIMLYKNQPVDMGGYKVTYVGDSLVAPNHYFLVDYKKMDASGKVTEHFVLKPNSQANAKLGLVSSPDTKHYLFRDLYTHITAAPIKQEQDLAAGATEVSEHDQASEDKKYNAPVLHAVGLGDTIHFREGYMILRNLNKNPKLQNIPLGKNDVAVGATLDVYSHDKTYQTEPVFMIKGGNTFDFARKVDDAGLKIRFTKIVPAENKFEIMVYEQPESQKSYIVMRAIEFPYINFFWSGTIIMVIGFLMSIFRRNKELKVS